The Gardnerella leopoldii genomic interval GCTTTCAACGCAAGCGAGGTCTGCCTTCGTCTCGATTGACGAAGGCAGGGCAGGTTCGCGTGGCGGTGCTTTAGAAACTAGGTTGTGATTGGTGTGCGCTGACGACCTGCTTTCGCGCATGTTCCTCACGGCTTTTGGTAGCCGTTCGGCTGATTTGGCATGTGAAGCACAGTGTGCTTTCAACGCAAGCGAGGTCTGCCTTCGTCTCGATTGACGAAGGCAGGGCAGGTTCGCGTGGCGGTGCTTTAGAAACTAGGTTGTGATTGGCGTGCGTAACGAATGAATCCGGCGCTCAAGCACTTTATTGCGCGCGCTCGGCCGCTTCGAGCGAATCGTAGCCATACATGCGCACAGTATTCGCAATTATCATTTGCGTAAGATTTAGATTTTCCGTGCGCAAATTATTTACAAAACGCTGGTATTTTGCGAAAGTTGCGTCAGAATATGTGCTTAATTCGCCTCGCAAATACGTTTCAAAAGACGTATTTTCTGCCGTATCCTCGCTAGTTTTAAGCACGCGCATCGCAAGACCTAAATGCGGGTAGCGATTGCGAAAATCCGCAGCCCACTCGACTTGCGTTAAAATAATCTGCTCCTGCGCGCTTTTTCTAGGCTCCAAAATCGGCTTAATATAAGGCTTAATCGTGCGCTCAAAAATTTCCGGCGCAGTCGACTCCATCATTCGCGCATACTTTTCCGTAATCAAATTGCGTCCATCGCTATTCGCGCGCTCAAGATCCTGTTTATAAGACTCCTGCAAATCAAGCGGCCACGCCAAAAATTGACTCATGCGCATAATGCGAAAAGTTGGCCAGTTTCCTTGGCAATTCGCGCGTCCGCCTTCGTTTTCTGTAAGCTGGAACTGATCCCACTCGAGTTTAGTGATTTCTTCCGCAAGATTTTCTGTTTTCGGATTTTGCGTTTTCGGAAGATTTTGCGTTTTCGGATTTGCTGATAAATCGTACATCATAAGCTCCTTAAGCACGCCGCACGCGAATTAATATGCGCTTCAACATACGGCCGTTGCCATTCCAAAAAAGTTTCGTCGCAATCGCTTAAGCCCTCGTATTGCAGTTCGCGCACAATATCCTCGCAAATGCTGTCAATTATTTGCGAAACTTGCTTTT includes:
- a CDS encoding DUF4125 family protein; the protein is MYDLSANPKTQNLPKTQNPKTENLAEEITKLEWDQFQLTENEGGRANCQGNWPTFRIMRMSQFLAWPLDLQESYKQDLERANSDGRNLITEKYARMMESTAPEIFERTIKPYIKPILEPRKSAQEQIILTQVEWAADFRNRYPHLGLAMRVLKTSEDTAENTSFETYLRGELSTYSDATFAKYQRFVNNLRTENLNLTQMIIANTVRMYGYDSLEAAERAQ